The nucleotide sequence GGTGATCGCTGCAATGATCGCTGCTATTCCCAGATTAAAAAAAATAAGGGACAGTATAAAGTTTTCATTTCCGAAGGCATCGAAAATCAACATACTGGCGATCAAGAGTGTAAACGCTGTGGTAACGATCATTCCTCGTTTAAGCTCTTTTGCTTTAAGCAAACCGCTTTGCATGGCACGGGCTGGTCCTACTCTATCGGCATTGTCGGTACCTTTAACTCCATCGCCGTAATCATTGGCAAAATTTGAAAGGATTTGAAAGCCCAACGTGGTTAATAGCGCCAATATAAAAACCGACAACCGAAATGCTCCTGCATCCATGGCTGCAGCACTTCCCACTAAAATTCCTGAAACTGATAAAGGTAAGGTTCGTAAACGGGCAGCCGAGATCCAGGCTCTAACTTTTGTCATTTATAATTTTTATAAATGCAAAAATACACTTAATAATTTGTTTTGTATTTTTATCGGAATTCAAAATAACAAACCTAAAATTTATTTATGAGATCAACCTACCACATTGGATTACTACTGTTGCGAATTGGATTTTGCGGACTTATGTTAACTCACGGAATTCCAAAACTTTGGGAAGTAATTCAGGGAAATTTCGAATTTGGTGACCCTATTGGAATTGGCCCCACCCTTTCTAAAATTGGCGCTGTAATTGGTGAAGCCATCGCGCCTTTGCTAATCCTAATCGGATTTAAAACAAGACTTTTTGCGATACCCACCATCATTACCATGGGTGTGGCTGCATTTATTATACACGGCGGTGATCCCATAGGTAGAAAAGAAATGGCACTCTTGTATTTATTTGCTTTTCTAGCGATCGCACTAACGGGGGCGGGTAAATATTCAGTAGACAGAAGATAATATGCCGCTATTCACCAAGTCATTTAAAATCAAATCGCTGAACAACAAACGTTTTGGCCGTTATTTACTTTATGCGCTTGGTGAGATCATACTCGTGGTAACCGGCATCCTTATCGCCTTACAGATCAATAACCACAACGAAGAAAACAAAAAGAAAAACCTGCTGAATGGTATACTGCAAAATGTATCGTACGACCTTCAGCAGGATACGCTTTTTATCGGTACTGCTATTAAATACTATGATGCACGAAGCAAAGTTGCATTAAAAATATTGAATAATGAATACGATGCAGAGTCGGTTAAAAAATGTATTCTTTGCGGAAACCTCGTAAGTACATACCTCCCGCTTACTATCAATGATAAAGGCTACCATCAATTGAAGAATTTTTACGAGGAAAGCAAAGGTCGGGACAGCCTCACAGTCGATATTGTCCAGTTTTATACGGCTTATGAACCGCTATTATCTGAATTTGGAGATCAAGTTAAGAACTTTTCTTTAGAAAATATCAGGGAATGGCGAGACACAAAGCCTTGGTTTTCTGAAATTATGGCGAACAAAGGACATCCCGATTTCTTCGAATATTTATTGAGTCAGGATTACAAGAACAAAGTCGCTTACTTTAATATTATTGCCTGTAATAACTATATGAATATGCTCAAACAGTATAAAATTCAGGCTACTGAAGCGTTAAAGCGGATAGATAAACGACTGGAAGAGACCGATTGATCACTCAAAGATCTTTACCAAAAGGTCCTTTAACAAGTCTCCCTGCGATAGATTTGAAGCACCAACTCCTTTACTCTTCATATCCACTTCCCGTATGGAAGAAATTACCGAACTCACCTTTTTCATAGAATAATTTCGGGCGGCAGTCTGATAATCCTTAATAAAATAAGGACTTACCCCTAGTTCTTTAGCCGCATTCCGTTTATTTGCCAATGCATGGTATTTTAACAGCTTAGAAAAAAAGCTGTAGAGTAAGGCAACCGTCATCACCAGTGGATGATTCTTAGGATTCTGGGCAAAATACTGAACTATGGTAAATGCTTTTTTAATATCCTTTTCTCCAATGGCGTTTTGTAATTCGAAATTATTAAAATCCTTGCTAATCCCGATATTCTCTTCGATGAGTTGCGGAGTGATCTGCGCACCCTTAGGTAATATAAGTTGTAATTTCTCCAATTCGTTGTTTACCTTAGCGAGATCATTTCCTAAAAACTCTGTAAGCATTTGAGCAGCTTTAGGAGTAATGGTGTATCCCTTGGCAGTTAAAACTCGTTTTATCCAATCGGGCACCTGATTTTCATACAACTTCCTACTCTCGAACAGGACACCTTGCTTTGCAATTGCTTTAGCC is from Constantimarinum furrinae and encodes:
- a CDS encoding DoxX family protein → MRSTYHIGLLLLRIGFCGLMLTHGIPKLWEVIQGNFEFGDPIGIGPTLSKIGAVIGEAIAPLLILIGFKTRLFAIPTIITMGVAAFIIHGGDPIGRKEMALLYLFAFLAIALTGAGKYSVDRR
- a CDS encoding DUF6090 family protein — translated: MPLFTKSFKIKSLNNKRFGRYLLYALGEIILVVTGILIALQINNHNEENKKKNLLNGILQNVSYDLQQDTLFIGTAIKYYDARSKVALKILNNEYDAESVKKCILCGNLVSTYLPLTINDKGYHQLKNFYEESKGRDSLTVDIVQFYTAYEPLLSEFGDQVKNFSLENIREWRDTKPWFSEIMANKGHPDFFEYLLSQDYKNKVAYFNIIACNNYMNMLKQYKIQATEALKRIDKRLEETD
- the holA gene encoding DNA polymerase III subunit delta; this translates as MALDKAKSIINSVKNGDLKPIYFLMGEEPYYIDGISDYIERTVLSEEEKGFNQMILYGRDVSIEDIISNAKRYPMMAERQVVIVKEAQDLSRTIENLVSYVENPQPTTVLVFCYKYKKLDARKKLAKAIAKQGVLFESRKLYENQVPDWIKRVLTAKGYTITPKAAQMLTEFLGNDLAKVNNELEKLQLILPKGAQITPQLIEENIGISKDFNNFELQNAIGEKDIKKAFTIVQYFAQNPKNHPLVMTVALLYSFFSKLLKYHALANKRNAAKELGVSPYFIKDYQTAARNYSMKKVSSVISSIREVDMKSKGVGASNLSQGDLLKDLLVKIFE